GTGGAGGAAGCGGGCCACGGCGGCCCCGTCACGCGCCTGGGCGGTGCGATGGCCGCGCTGTTCGGCCGCGTTCTTGATCGCCTTGGGCAGCACGGCGGGATCGGTCTCGCTCACGATCTCGGCCCCGACCTCGTCCAGCCGGTCAAAGATCGCATAGACGCTGCGTTCCGGATCGGCGGCGATGCGTTTTCCGGCGAGATCCGCAAAGGCGGCGGAGAAGTCCTCTCGCGCGCGGATGCGGACGGCGTTGCCCAGCTTGGCGGCGACCTCGTCGGTCACCTTTTCGGGGGCGATGAACCAGTCGGCAGTGCCGTCGGCCTGCACCACGAGGTAGCTCAAGGCGACCGGCGTGTGATCGACATCCTTGCCGCGCACGTTCAGCACCCAGGCGACCGAATCGAGCGCGCTGATGACGACGGCATCCAGCTTCTCGGCCTTGAGCCAGTCGGCGATCTGGCCGCGCTTGTCGGCGCTGGAGCGACCGGCGTGCTCGTCCGCCTGCATGAAGGCGGGGGCGGCGCTGGGCTCGGGCCGGTCGGTCCACACCGCGTCGATCGGGTTGCTGTCGACCGCGACGAGCTGCATGCCCGCCTTCTTCAGCCGCGCCTCCATCGCGCGCGCCCAGCCGCGCGTGTGCAGCCACGGGTCAAAGCCGATGCGCGCCCCTTCGCGCGCGTTCGCGGCGATCCAGTCGTCCATCGCATCGGCGGGGACGGACTTGTATTCGAACAGGTTGCCATCGACCTGGTCGCGCACTTGGATGGTATAGCGCCCGTCGACGAACATCGCCGCGCCGAGGCCCTGCTTCTGCTCGCGCAAAACGACCGCGCTGCCCGCCGATCCGGCGAAACCGGTCAGCCATGCCAGCCGCTGGGCATAAGCACCGACGTATTCGGACAGGTGCTCGTCGCTGATCGGCACCACGAACCCGTCGAGTTCGCGGCGGGCGAGCTCCTCCCTGAGAGCGGAAACACGGGCTTCATGGGTCTGCATCAGCATGTCTTGCGGTCCTTCCTTTCCCCCTACATAGGCCCCTTCGATGACTCATGCCACCCAAGCGCAAGCTCTCCCGCCCGTAGCTGCCAAACGCCCCGTCGCATCGACGCATCACGGCATCACGATCACCGATGACTACGCCTGGCTGCGCGATCCCGGCTATCCGGAGGTGACCGACGCGCAGGTGCTCGCCCACGTCGAGGCGGAGAACGCCTATTTCGAGGCGCAGATGGCACCGCACCAGCCGCTGGTGGACCGGCTGTTTGCCGAGATGCGCGCCCGCATCAAGGAAGACGACGCCACCGTGCCCTACAAGGATGGTGCGTGGGAATACTGGTCGGAGTTCGAGCAGGGGGGGCAATACCGCAAGGTCTATCGCCGCCGGCTCGATGCGAATGGCCTGGCCAGCGGGGAGCGCCAGCTGATCCTCGACGGGCCGGCGCTTGCCGAGGGGCACGACTATTTCAGCCTGGGCGATATGTCCGTCAGCGAGAGCGGACGTTTGCTGGCCTATTCGCTCGATACCACCGGGGGCGAGTATTACGACGTGCGCGTGGTCGATCTCGAGACCGGCGAATACCTTCCCGACACCATCGAACGCACCAACAGCGCGCTGATCTGGGCGGCGGGCGATACCATGCTCGTCTATGGCCGCGCCAATGACCAGTGGCGCGTGGATCGCGTGCTCGTCCACCGCCTTGGCACCCAGGCAAGCGAGGACGTGGAGATCTACCACGAGCCGCAGCTGGGCTTCACCGCATCGCCGGGCATGTCGTCCAACCGCGAGTGGCTGATCCTGTCGGCCGGCGACAACGAGACGAGCGAGGTGCGCCTGCTGCCCATCGGCGACCCACTGGGCGAACCGCTGATGGTTCGCCCGCGCGAAAAGGGCGTGGAATACGATGTCGATCTGAACGGCGAGACGATCTACGTCCTCGCCAACGATACCCACGTCAACTTCCGCCTCGCCACCGCGCCGCTGGCCGCGCCGGGCGAGTGGACCACGCTGATCGCGGGGTCGGACGAATTCTACATCACCGGGTTCGACCTGTTCGAAGGCTTCTACGTCGTCGACGGGCGGCTGGCGGGCCTCGACCGGATCGAGGTGCGCTATTACGACGATCCGGCGCGGATCGAGACCATTGAATTCCCCGAAGCGAGCTTCACTGCCGGGCTGGGCAGCAATGCCGAATGGGCGACCGATACGCTGCGGCTCGGCTACCAGAGCATGATCACGCCCGACACGGTCTACGACTACGACGTTGCCAGCCGCCGGCTGACGGTGCGCAAGGTGCAGGAGATCCCCAGCGGGTTCGACCCCTCCCTCTACGCAGTCGACCGGGTGGAGATCGCGGCACGCGACGGGGCAAAGGTGCCGGTCAGCGTGGTCTATCGCAAGGATCGCAGCATCAATGACGGGGATGGGCCCGGCCCGCTGCATCTCTACGCTTACGGCGCCTATGGTTATGCCGTGCCGCCGGGCTTTTCCACCTCGCGCCTCAGCCTGGTGGACCGCGAGTTCGCCTATGCCATCGCCCACATTCGCGGCGGCGACGACCTGGGCCGCGAGTGGTATCTGGGCGGCAAGCTGGCGGCGCGAACCAACACCTTCAACGATTTCGTCGACGTGGCCCGCGGGCTGATCGACATGGGCTATACGCAGGCGGGCCGCATTTCGGCGAGTGGCGGCTCGGCGGGCGGCGAATTGATGGGGGCGGCGGTCAACCAGGCGCCCGAGCTGTGGGGCGCGATCGTGGCCCACGTGCCCTTCGTGGACGTGCTCAACACGATGCTCGACGAGAGCCTGCCGCTGACGCCGGGCGAATGGCCCGAATGGGGCAACCCGCTGGAGGACAAGGCTGCCTTCGAGCACATCGCCAGCTACAGCCCTTACGACAACGTGCGCGCGCAAGG
This is a stretch of genomic DNA from Aurantiacibacter arachoides. It encodes these proteins:
- a CDS encoding aminopeptidase P family protein, yielding MLMQTHEARVSALREELARRELDGFVVPISDEHLSEYVGAYAQRLAWLTGFAGSAGSAVVLREQKQGLGAAMFVDGRYTIQVRDQVDGNLFEYKSVPADAMDDWIAANAREGARIGFDPWLHTRGWARAMEARLKKAGMQLVAVDSNPIDAVWTDRPEPSAAPAFMQADEHAGRSSADKRGQIADWLKAEKLDAVVISALDSVAWVLNVRGKDVDHTPVALSYLVVQADGTADWFIAPEKVTDEVAAKLGNAVRIRAREDFSAAFADLAGKRIAADPERSVYAIFDRLDEVGAEIVSETDPAVLPKAIKNAAEQRGHRTAQARDGAAVARFLHWLAGEAPKGTLDELSVAAKLHEFRKGTGELLDLSFDTISGAGSNGAICHYRVSEETCLPLEPNSVYLVDSGGQYQDGTTDITRTVWVGPDAPPAEVKDRFTRVLKGHIALDRQVFPTGTPGSALDTLARQFLWMAGLDYAHGTGHGVGSFLAVHEGPQRIAKGRGAQAGTDQPLLAGMILSNEPGYYKTGEYGIRIENLVLVEERQIDGQEGDWLGFETLTFVPIDRTLVDVNLLSDAEIAWWNTYHAKVRDVLAPQLDGDDLAWLEASCAPL
- a CDS encoding S9 family peptidase translates to MTHATQAQALPPVAAKRPVASTHHGITITDDYAWLRDPGYPEVTDAQVLAHVEAENAYFEAQMAPHQPLVDRLFAEMRARIKEDDATVPYKDGAWEYWSEFEQGGQYRKVYRRRLDANGLASGERQLILDGPALAEGHDYFSLGDMSVSESGRLLAYSLDTTGGEYYDVRVVDLETGEYLPDTIERTNSALIWAAGDTMLVYGRANDQWRVDRVLVHRLGTQASEDVEIYHEPQLGFTASPGMSSNREWLILSAGDNETSEVRLLPIGDPLGEPLMVRPREKGVEYDVDLNGETIYVLANDTHVNFRLATAPLAAPGEWTTLIAGSDEFYITGFDLFEGFYVVDGRLAGLDRIEVRYYDDPARIETIEFPEASFTAGLGSNAEWATDTLRLGYQSMITPDTVYDYDVASRRLTVRKVQEIPSGFDPSLYAVDRVEIAARDGAKVPVSVVYRKDRSINDGDGPGPLHLYAYGAYGYAVPPGFSTSRLSLVDREFAYAIAHIRGGDDLGREWYLGGKLAARTNTFNDFVDVARGLIDMGYTQAGRISASGGSAGGELMGAAVNQAPELWGAIVAHVPFVDVLNTMLDESLPLTPGEWPEWGNPLEDKAAFEHIASYSPYDNVRAQGYPPMLVTAGLNDPRVTYWEPAKWVARLRELKTDDNVLLLKTNMGAGHGGKSGRWEGLRETAEEVAFVLWQLGVEA